A segment of the Populus alba chromosome 9, ASM523922v2, whole genome shotgun sequence genome:
AAAGTTTTCCCTGCTTCTCTTTCTTCTAGCAGTTCACCAATACAAGCAATTACCCCAAGACCCTGGCTTAAGGCATAAGCTGCCTTCTTTCCTATAAACTGAAGTTAGCAAAATTTCTGTGAGGTTCTACATATATCACATAGTAGCAAAAGGAATTGTTATCCCCTTACAACCCCTGGAAAACCAAGTACTTTAAATTTTCACCTGATTGTCTTCACCAATTACATGCCTACGCTCAGAATGCCCAAGAATAACCCACTTGCAGCCAATATCTTTCAATTGTTCCAcactgaaaataaattaaagaatcaTTTTGAAGTCACCGGGAGAAGAGCAATAGCATAGATGCCTCATATAGGTTTAAGCTATAGAACAGAATAACCATTACTTATAATTCCTGCTCCATTCAGTATTAGCACTGTGGTAAGAAAACCTCAGGGATGTGAGTGAGCTAAACTTAACTTGCACTTGATGAATGTAGCCTAAAACAATGAGTGTATGAATGATGGACTCAAAAAGAATTTCTCTTGGATGAGATGTCCAACCATGCCCAAAAATCATGGAGCAGAGTGCAATTAATCACCATGCATTTAATTTGTAAAACATAAAGCgctaaaaaggttttttttacgATAAAGTTGGTTTCATTGGTATTTTAAACAAATTGAGTACCAGTCGCCACCCCATTCAATCAAAGTGATAATTGGGAGAGGAGGGGGCTAGCAGACCTGATTTCTCCTGTGAATGCCCCACCTTTACTGACCCAAGAGTTTTGGGCTGCTATCTCAATTCTGTCAGTTAAGGAAGACTTCACCTGATCGATGTAAACAAAGGGAGGTGCTACAACAACATCTGCACAACTCACAGTAAAAATGAAAACTTAAGAACCTTTTAACAGCTAGGTTAAATTTTTgcctttaaaaaaagaatataaaagaacatTATATAGATTCCATGATATAGAGATCCCCGCCCTACCAAGAACAAGGGGGCCACCATCAAAACCCCATGTCTAAATAAGTTCGAAAACTGCGGTACAACTTGAAATGTGAGTCTATTGACGGTACAAGTCAGTCTAAACAACAATAAGAAATGAATGCCCGACTTGATAGCAAACAGCAGATAAATTCCTAAAACACAAGAAAAGATTAACTCACCAACATCAGACTCCAGCTTCGTGCTGTTCAAGTCTGAAACAAGCTTGGTAATGGACTCTTTTGTTCCATTCTGAATACATTAACAAAGACGAAAACTGGAtcaggataaaaattaaaaatctaagaaGTCATCCAGTACCTATTTATCTCATGGCATAAAAGACACTGGCAGAACAATGTCCAAACTACAAACAAAGGCATAAGAATTTAAACAGtgccccttttttcttttttaataagcaAGGGCATTTCCAATTTAATTAGTGAACATAACAAGAATTAATGGTGAAAGTtgagaaaaaagagataaaaacaagaaatcagTGAGAAAGTAGAGAAGGGAAGTACTTACACATTTCCAATTTCCTCCAACAAAGAACTGCAAGCATGAGAAATAGGAAAATCAATTAACCAATAATCAAGTGGAAGAATCtatcatgctaaaaaaaaatatggaagatCATAAATAAGAAGGTACATAAAAAGTGAAGAGTTTCATAGAGAGAACCAACACTCTTTTTATGCTAAGCAGTCAAATttccattaataataaaaaaaaaaaacttcgatTTTATTATTCTCAAACAACAATATAGCAAAGACTATACAGTAACCTCACCTACTGCCAACCGAAAAATGAAaacgaataaataaataaagtaaattttataaaggttataaatattattgatagtTAATGAAGCGAAATCTAGAGGAGACAGGGGCATTGGGTAAAGAAGCAAGATGTGGAAAAAGAAATGTTAAAAACGCACCGTTCCAGTGCCAGCCATGGCAACAACGCTTTTAAGAGGTTTTCGGGGAGAACAGAAGCGAAGAAAAGACTGGGAATGagagttgctgctgctgctgttgttgctgtTTGGACATAAACGGCGAAGACCGGAGAACTCAGGTGCGCGATACGAAGTGGCGGATTTTGGACCGGAAAGTGAGGTGGAGAGCATTGCCATGGCTGCTAAAGTCAAgctttttggattatttttttttaaaaaaaaaaaaaaaatctgttctGTAACTGTTTGCTGGGAGTGATGGAGCAGATGGGAGGAGAAAGAGGCAGGCAGGCAGGTTTGAAGCTGTGGTTGTTGTGTTATGCTTTGTGTTCGTGGGTTTATCGTTTGTTGTGAGGTGGATAGTTGTTCGTTGCACGCGACTTTCCAGAGCGTGCGGGtttaaaccttttcttttccttctcgtTTGTTTTAACTGTATTTTGGGGTGGTTGAGAGCTACCCCGACAAtggttttttaactttttttattttaaattatttttttat
Coding sequences within it:
- the LOC118058775 gene encoding triosephosphate isomerase, chloroplastic codes for the protein MAMLSTSLSGPKSATSYRAPEFSGLRRLCPNSNNSSSSNSHSQSFLRFCSPRKPLKSVVAMAGTGTFFVGGNWKCNGTKESITKLVSDLNSTKLESDVDVVVAPPFVYIDQVKSSLTDRIEIAAQNSWVSKGGAFTGEISVEQLKDIGCKWVILGHSERRHVIGEDNQFIGKKAAYALSQGLGVIACIGELLEEREAGKTFDVCYQQLKAFADAVPSWDNIVIAYEPVWAIGTGVVATPVQAQEVHVAIRDWLKNNVSAEVASKTRIIYGGSVNGGNCAELAKQEDIDGFLVGGASLKGPEFATIVNSVTFKKVAA